A genomic stretch from Sphingobacterium sp. ML3W includes:
- a CDS encoding folylpolyglutamate synthase/dihydrofolate synthase family protein encodes MNAYKEVIEYLYTRLPMFTRDGASAFKKDLDNTIKLCNALDNPQQKFNTLHIAGTNGKGSTSHMLAAILSEAGYKTGLYTSPHLLDFRERIRVDGMMCEQEFVTDFVQTHKALIEEVNPSFFEITVAMAFDYFEKSKVDIAVIEVGLGGRLDSTNIIQPLLSVITNIGFDHMNMLGNTLAEIAGEKAGIIKRNTPVVISEYASETASVFLDKAHVEQAPIRFASQVYQTRMLSVDQDYLHIEAIDENDAEELYQLDLKGSYQVKNLAGVLLAVDELRKQGFQISRLHVHEALKKVQSTTGIQGRWQQLSKDPFIICDTGHNEDGIHEVIKNLNSTSYNKLHFVIGAMRDKDLSHMLPYLPKDAVYYFSAPDMPRAMPSDLLREEAVVFDLYGGNYPSVQEAFVAAKAAYEDGDLIFVGGSNFVVAEVLVAIDKGL; translated from the coding sequence ATGAATGCTTATAAGGAGGTAATCGAGTATCTATATACTCGATTACCTATGTTTACAAGGGATGGCGCCTCGGCCTTCAAAAAAGACCTTGACAATACCATCAAACTTTGCAACGCGCTAGACAACCCGCAGCAAAAATTCAACACCTTACACATCGCTGGTACCAATGGAAAGGGATCTACTTCCCATATGCTTGCGGCTATATTGAGCGAAGCAGGCTATAAGACCGGGCTCTATACTTCACCACATTTACTGGATTTCAGAGAACGTATCCGTGTCGATGGTATGATGTGTGAACAGGAATTTGTTACGGATTTTGTTCAAACACACAAGGCTTTGATAGAAGAGGTAAATCCTTCTTTTTTTGAAATTACAGTAGCGATGGCTTTTGATTATTTTGAGAAGAGTAAAGTCGATATAGCTGTTATTGAAGTAGGACTCGGCGGACGATTGGACAGTACGAATATTATCCAGCCATTACTGTCTGTAATCACCAACATCGGTTTTGACCACATGAATATGCTTGGAAATACATTAGCTGAGATTGCTGGTGAGAAAGCAGGTATTATTAAAAGAAATACACCAGTGGTGATTTCTGAATATGCTTCTGAAACAGCATCTGTTTTCTTGGATAAAGCACATGTAGAACAGGCACCTATCCGATTTGCTTCCCAGGTATATCAAACAAGGATGCTAAGTGTAGACCAGGATTACCTGCATATTGAAGCTATTGATGAAAATGATGCTGAAGAACTTTATCAACTTGACCTTAAAGGGTCATATCAGGTGAAGAACCTTGCTGGTGTTCTTTTGGCGGTCGACGAATTACGTAAACAAGGATTTCAAATCAGTCGCCTTCATGTGCATGAAGCCTTGAAAAAGGTGCAATCTACTACAGGTATTCAGGGGCGTTGGCAACAGTTATCCAAAGATCCTTTTATAATCTGTGATACGGGACACAATGAAGATGGAATTCATGAGGTTATAAAAAATCTGAACAGCACCAGCTATAACAAATTACACTTTGTCATTGGTGCTATGCGGGATAAAGATCTATCGCACATGTTACCCTATCTGCCCAAAGATGCCGTTTATTATTTCTCAGCGCCGGATATGCCAAGAGCAATGCCTTCGGATTTGCTCCGAGAGGAGGCTGTGGTATTTGATTTGTATGGGGGAAACTACCCCTCTGTACAGGAAGCTTTTGTGGCTGCTAAAGCTGCTTATGAAGATGGCGACTTAATTTTTGTGGGTGGTAGTAATTTTGTGGTGGCTGAAGTCTTGGTCGCAATAGATAAGGGATTATAG
- a CDS encoding TonB-dependent receptor, protein MKKLQNRNVKKYTLAALLMGVGLNSFAQETGKKNDPEKPVTIDSFDVVRDYKPILADAVKIRRSPDMTNKREYQPKLNYGNIIDKKLDINTGLKQLNVQEIPFAQPFEHSSNYVKFGVGNYNTILGEAYLASEQFENTRFGLFAKHLSQKGNIDGQKFSTQDVGIFGRRVLDAVTVKGTIGYNRYGTNFYGQTFDQPGTTLLNTSPDKQTFTDIYLNGELASNVDPKNEQSMSYSAKVDGYLFKDAYKAKENSFALSGYLNKRMSAFNVGANVSVTMNDVKNENDTANVKNNLFLINPYIRFKGDNYNVTLGANLTSEFGDESRFNVFPSVEADFSLAPEYISLFAGVNGNVRQGSFRNFAKENPYLAPNVGIANSIEKLNVYGGLKGNAGATFGYKVKVFYKQIEGLPLFKNSAFGNGQDGYIPWAFDVVYDGQINKAKHMGLEGEINVRLSQLVNLGGKVFIDDYNLSDEEEAWGLPKFRLQANARFNISDKFFVDAELSSQGNTYAYVYDYSTDGNRIADSGHKVTIASFADLNAGAEYRIKKQFGVFVKANNIFGKEYQRYMYYPRLGFNVIGGLNYSF, encoded by the coding sequence ATGAAGAAGTTGCAAAATAGAAATGTGAAGAAATATACCTTAGCAGCGCTTTTGATGGGCGTGGGATTGAATTCTTTTGCACAAGAAACAGGCAAGAAGAACGATCCTGAAAAACCGGTCACTATTGATTCTTTTGATGTTGTTCGTGATTACAAACCGATTCTTGCAGATGCTGTAAAAATCCGTCGTAGTCCTGATATGACCAACAAACGGGAATATCAGCCAAAATTAAACTATGGTAATATTATTGATAAAAAATTAGATATCAATACAGGTCTGAAACAACTGAATGTGCAGGAGATACCATTTGCACAGCCTTTTGAACACAGCAGTAACTATGTCAAATTTGGTGTAGGTAATTATAATACCATTTTAGGCGAAGCGTATTTAGCTTCCGAGCAGTTTGAAAATACACGTTTTGGGTTATTTGCGAAACATTTAAGCCAAAAAGGTAATATTGATGGTCAGAAATTCAGTACACAGGATGTTGGTATTTTTGGACGTCGTGTATTGGATGCCGTGACTGTAAAAGGAACAATCGGTTACAATAGATATGGTACGAATTTCTACGGTCAAACATTTGACCAACCAGGGACAACATTATTGAATACATCACCAGACAAACAAACATTTACCGATATTTATTTAAACGGTGAGCTAGCGAGTAATGTTGATCCGAAGAATGAGCAGTCAATGAGCTACTCCGCTAAAGTAGATGGTTACCTATTCAAGGATGCTTATAAAGCCAAGGAAAATTCCTTTGCCCTATCGGGATATTTGAATAAACGCATGAGTGCTTTCAATGTTGGAGCCAATGTGAGCGTGACCATGAACGATGTCAAAAACGAAAATGACACGGCAAATGTGAAAAATAATTTGTTTTTGATCAATCCATACATTCGATTTAAAGGAGATAACTATAACGTAACTTTGGGAGCCAACCTGACTTCGGAATTTGGTGACGAATCCCGTTTCAATGTTTTCCCATCGGTGGAAGCCGATTTTTCTTTGGCTCCAGAATATATCTCTTTATTTGCCGGTGTTAACGGAAATGTGAGACAGGGTTCATTCCGCAACTTTGCGAAGGAAAATCCTTATTTGGCACCAAATGTTGGAATCGCCAATTCCATTGAAAAATTGAATGTATATGGTGGTTTAAAAGGGAATGCTGGTGCAACATTTGGCTATAAAGTAAAGGTATTTTACAAGCAGATCGAAGGACTACCTTTGTTTAAGAATAGTGCATTTGGCAATGGCCAGGATGGTTATATTCCTTGGGCTTTTGATGTGGTCTATGATGGTCAGATCAATAAAGCTAAGCATATGGGATTGGAAGGGGAAATTAATGTACGCTTATCACAATTGGTTAACCTAGGCGGTAAAGTATTTATTGATGACTATAATCTGAGCGATGAAGAAGAGGCATGGGGCTTACCTAAATTTAGGTTGCAAGCCAATGCACGTTTCAATATCTCGGATAAATTCTTTGTGGATGCAGAGCTTTCTAGCCAAGGTAATACTTATGCGTATGTTTACGATTATAGCACCGATGGAAACCGCATAGCAGATAGTGGTCATAAGGTTACCATTGCTTCCTTTGCGGATTTAAATGCTGGTGCTGAATACCGAATTAAAAAACAATTTGGTGTTTTCGTGAAAGCAAATAATATCTTTGGAAAGGAATATCAGCGTTACATGTATTATCCAAGATTGGGATTCAATGTAATTGGTGGTCTTAATTATTCGTTTTAA
- a CDS encoding type I asparaginase, giving the protein MHNIFIIYTGGTIGMVKDETGTFVPFDFELIKRNLPDLSRLDYKLTVHSFEPIIDSSNMKPEIWIEMAQIIKDNYANYDGFVILHGSDTMAFTASVLSFMLEGLQKPVILSGSQLPIGEIRTDARENMMTALEIASAKQDGVSIIQEVCILFDNKLFRGNRSFKYNSAKFEAFRSPNYPVLVEAGIHLKYNTDALLNNIDKEFTLHTKLDNRVAVLKLFPGISAQTIKSVLDSDVRSIVMETFGSGNTTTDSWFLDLLKEAIEQGKNILNISQCKVGSVELGRYETSQGLKAIGVLNGYDLTFEAAVTKLMYLQGELEDQKEVAYWAEKDIRGELTVND; this is encoded by the coding sequence ATGCACAATATCTTTATTATCTACACTGGCGGAACCATTGGAATGGTCAAAGACGAAACAGGCACTTTTGTACCCTTCGATTTTGAACTGATCAAGCGTAATCTTCCTGATTTAAGCCGTCTGGATTATAAATTGACCGTACACTCTTTCGAACCGATCATCGATTCTTCCAACATGAAGCCAGAGATCTGGATAGAAATGGCCCAAATCATAAAGGATAATTATGCCAACTACGATGGCTTTGTTATTTTACATGGTTCGGATACAATGGCATTCACAGCTTCTGTATTGAGTTTTATGTTAGAGGGCCTTCAAAAACCAGTAATCCTTTCTGGTTCACAATTGCCTATTGGAGAAATCCGTACCGATGCGCGCGAGAATATGATGACGGCACTTGAAATTGCTTCCGCAAAACAAGATGGTGTTTCCATTATCCAGGAAGTATGTATCCTTTTTGATAACAAGTTATTCCGTGGAAATCGCTCTTTCAAATATAACTCAGCTAAATTTGAAGCATTTAGATCGCCAAATTACCCCGTACTCGTGGAGGCTGGCATCCACCTTAAATACAATACGGATGCTTTATTGAATAACATTGATAAAGAATTTACCCTACATACCAAGTTAGACAACCGAGTTGCTGTATTGAAACTTTTTCCTGGAATATCTGCACAGACAATCAAATCGGTTCTTGATTCGGATGTAAGATCTATTGTGATGGAAACTTTTGGATCGGGCAATACCACGACAGACAGCTGGTTTCTGGATTTATTAAAAGAAGCTATAGAACAGGGAAAGAATATCCTTAATATTTCGCAATGTAAGGTTGGCTCGGTTGAATTGGGGCGATATGAAACCTCACAAGGTCTGAAAGCCATTGGTGTACTCAATGGATATGACCTTACATTTGAAGCTGCTGTCACCAAGTTGATGTATCTTCAGGGCGAACTCGAAGATCAAAAAGAAGTTGCCTACTGGGCCGAAAAAGATATTCGCGGAGAATTGACTGTTAATGATTAG
- a CDS encoding tetratricopeptide repeat protein: MYKKIYQVGVALTVMATPALAQQTEWQQINKAYKTGMELYERGKFGSASAQFDRVEALRTKSNLQLDETEELSLLKENVRYYQAVCALELGESNAENRFLKYIQDFPVSANSKAAYFQIGKSYYAKKDYVKAIEWFTKIDSKNLAGKENVEYRFKLGYASFMTKDYKTAKPLFEGLKDQKTEFQEASIYYYAYLCYLDAEYKTALNEFERLNGSKQFENSYPYYITALYFLDKRYDDVLDYALPILSRTKQENETEMFRIIAATYFIKGDLKTSKDYYDKFQAQDQGKTQNNQDSYQIGYIAYKLKDYDKAITELEKMTEPDAYYQSAMITLGDSFLKKGNKQSARNAFFRASKLDFDPAMKEEGLFNYAKLSYELEFHQVALASTQEYLKTYPKSKRQEEAKTLLAEVLLSTKNYREAVDILESIPKRGKEANAAYQKVTYYRGLEFYNERAFENAISLFIRSEEHRYDEEIYALATYWKAEAMYEVRKYGEAVTNFNKFLRLPGANKTDVYGYANYALAYAAFRNGNYNTAANYFERFLASGGSKGLEINTRNDAIARLGDSYFSSKNYGRALTEYNKLISSKAPSQDYALFQRGVIQGLQGDNNGKISTLNAVIAQFPNSNYADDIAFEIPYTRFLMGESDQAISGLQSMVEKYPRSSYVPRALVTIGLVQYNQDNNDAALATFQRVVDQYASTDEARQAMRSIENIYLDKGDATGYIKYATGTNLGDLSKSEQDSRTFSTATTLFSRGNYQGAVEAVNAYFDKFPKPNQEKYARFVRAESNAALGHTEDALHDYNIILNDWTSPYTERTLISVSNLYLKQKKYNEATQLLKKLELTSEYKSNYGFAINNLMVSYYEIGDYKEALNYTNAVKNYEKSSEEEIANAFLYAGKCYVKQNKKAEAMKEFSLAALKSRTVFGAEAKYNVAVIQLENKQYDACIKTAMDLSDNFSSYEYWVAKSFITMADAYAGKGDAFQAKATLESIVDNYDAKDDILPAAKERLNKLNNKKK; this comes from the coding sequence ATGTATAAGAAGATTTACCAGGTGGGAGTTGCACTAACCGTTATGGCGACGCCAGCATTAGCGCAACAGACAGAATGGCAACAAATCAACAAGGCTTACAAAACTGGAATGGAATTGTATGAACGCGGGAAATTTGGTTCAGCGTCAGCGCAATTTGATCGTGTTGAGGCCTTACGGACGAAATCCAATCTACAATTGGATGAGACGGAGGAGCTATCTTTATTAAAGGAAAATGTACGGTATTATCAAGCTGTTTGCGCCTTAGAATTGGGGGAGTCAAATGCTGAAAATCGTTTCCTAAAATATATTCAAGATTTTCCTGTTAGCGCCAATTCTAAAGCCGCTTATTTTCAGATCGGTAAATCATATTATGCCAAAAAAGATTATGTTAAAGCAATTGAATGGTTTACAAAGATCGATAGTAAAAACCTTGCTGGTAAAGAGAATGTAGAGTATCGCTTTAAACTAGGTTATGCTTCTTTTATGACAAAAGATTATAAGACAGCAAAACCATTATTTGAGGGATTGAAAGATCAGAAAACTGAATTTCAGGAGGCATCAATCTACTACTATGCGTATTTATGTTATTTAGATGCAGAGTACAAAACTGCTTTAAATGAATTTGAGCGTTTGAACGGTTCCAAACAATTTGAAAACAGTTATCCTTACTACATTACGGCCCTGTATTTCCTAGATAAACGCTACGATGATGTATTGGACTATGCGTTGCCAATCTTATCACGCACCAAGCAGGAAAATGAGACCGAGATGTTTCGTATTATCGCCGCAACCTACTTTATTAAAGGGGATCTAAAAACATCAAAAGATTATTACGATAAATTCCAGGCGCAAGATCAAGGCAAGACTCAGAATAACCAAGATAGTTATCAGATCGGTTATATCGCTTATAAATTAAAGGATTACGATAAGGCGATTACGGAGCTGGAGAAAATGACCGAGCCTGATGCTTATTACCAATCGGCTATGATTACCTTGGGGGATAGCTTCTTGAAAAAAGGGAACAAACAGTCTGCACGTAATGCCTTCTTTAGAGCATCAAAACTGGACTTTGATCCAGCCATGAAAGAAGAAGGTTTGTTCAACTATGCAAAGCTTTCTTATGAATTGGAGTTCCACCAAGTTGCTCTGGCTTCTACACAGGAATATCTAAAAACTTATCCAAAATCGAAACGTCAAGAGGAAGCAAAAACCCTATTAGCGGAAGTCTTGTTAAGTACGAAAAATTACCGTGAGGCGGTCGATATCTTGGAGTCTATTCCAAAACGCGGTAAAGAAGCGAATGCTGCTTACCAAAAAGTAACATACTATAGGGGTTTGGAGTTTTATAACGAGCGTGCTTTTGAAAATGCAATTTCTTTGTTTATACGTTCTGAAGAGCACCGTTATGATGAAGAAATTTACGCCTTGGCTACCTATTGGAAAGCTGAAGCGATGTATGAGGTGCGTAAATATGGTGAAGCAGTAACAAACTTCAATAAGTTCTTACGTTTGCCAGGTGCGAATAAAACAGATGTATACGGTTACGCAAATTATGCTTTAGCCTACGCAGCTTTCCGTAATGGAAACTACAATACAGCAGCGAATTATTTTGAACGTTTCTTGGCCTCAGGTGGTTCAAAAGGTTTAGAGATCAATACCCGTAATGATGCTATCGCGCGTTTGGGTGACTCTTATTTCTCTTCAAAAAACTATGGTAGAGCTTTGACGGAATATAATAAGCTGATTTCTTCAAAAGCACCAAGCCAAGATTATGCCTTGTTCCAACGTGGTGTTATCCAAGGATTGCAAGGTGATAATAATGGTAAAATTTCAACGTTGAATGCTGTCATAGCACAATTCCCGAATTCGAATTATGCGGATGATATTGCTTTTGAAATTCCTTATACTCGTTTCTTGATGGGTGAAAGTGACCAAGCAATTTCTGGACTTCAATCGATGGTGGAAAAATATCCACGAAGCAGTTATGTGCCACGTGCTTTGGTAACGATTGGTTTGGTTCAATATAACCAGGATAATAATGATGCTGCTCTAGCAACATTCCAACGTGTTGTTGACCAATATGCATCTACAGACGAAGCGAGACAGGCCATGCGTTCGATCGAGAATATCTATCTGGATAAAGGGGATGCGACGGGATATATCAAATACGCAACCGGAACCAACTTGGGCGATCTTTCTAAATCGGAACAAGATTCACGAACATTCTCAACAGCAACAACCTTATTCTCCCGTGGAAATTACCAAGGCGCTGTAGAAGCTGTAAATGCATATTTCGATAAATTCCCTAAACCAAATCAAGAGAAATATGCACGTTTCGTACGTGCAGAAAGTAATGCCGCTTTAGGTCATACAGAAGACGCGTTGCATGATTACAACATTATCTTGAACGACTGGACCTCACCATATACGGAGCGTACATTGATTTCGGTCTCTAACCTTTACTTGAAACAAAAGAAATATAATGAAGCTACGCAGTTGTTGAAAAAACTTGAGCTGACTTCTGAATATAAGTCTAATTATGGTTTTGCGATCAATAACCTGATGGTTTCTTATTATGAAATCGGTGATTATAAAGAAGCATTAAACTATACCAACGCAGTGAAAAACTACGAGAAATCTTCCGAAGAGGAGATTGCAAATGCGTTTTTATATGCTGGTAAATGTTATGTCAAGCAGAACAAAAAAGCGGAAGCCATGAAAGAGTTTAGCTTAGCAGCTTTGAAGAGCCGTACCGTATTTGGTGCTGAAGCGAAATACAATGTTGCTGTCATTCAATTAGAAAACAAACAATACGATGCTTGTATAAAAACAGCAATGGACTTGTCTGACAATTTCTCTTCTTATGAATATTGGGTGGCAAAAAGCTTTATCACAATGGCAGATGCTTATGCTGGTAAAGGCGATGCATTCCAGGCGAAAGCAACACTTGAATCAATTGTGGATAATTACGATGCGAAAGATGATATTTTGCCTGCAGCAAAAGAGCGTCTAAATAAATTGAACAACAAAAAGAAATAG
- a CDS encoding SPOR domain-containing protein, with amino-acid sequence MNLGKNINSLLRRYAEVYVPGIGVFKRIHSPAQFDKQNNVFLPPISYVELDYSAQHGFNIVHYIQQQENLSLGQAQQILDDTVGTLRNDLGQFGQVKLDDLGLLISYGSSLVFKPLDLSGFNFQPVVNLVGPEIETVIPVREDEHGLAESEEALVSEPNEELVNEPNAVVDNNVEAEEKTVNEQREPLDLENDDNFTPTESVTELVEPIAPVVEEDSIAENTVEEDAKVEAELLDTAAVSTLIDENDNQAVAEDEKIAEKEVGAIAAANSAYAPNIYEEEPRNSNAIWYWITAAIVLVMIAVGVLYTNPGLKNSLFGGTQPALKPAGDTIVQKNNLPINDTISNTLVADSLKKADSLAKIAPDSLKGTAVTGGKKTSAQAPVLQADPVIKESIPVAQPKYQLVIGSARTMAQAEEEAKRLRALGYKTARAVEGKFKKNRKKVILNTYMTKAEADLAQKSVEKKIEGAWVETL; translated from the coding sequence ATGAATCTAGGCAAAAACATCAATAGTTTATTAAGACGCTATGCGGAAGTATACGTGCCCGGAATAGGTGTGTTCAAAAGAATTCATTCTCCGGCTCAATTTGATAAACAGAATAATGTGTTTTTGCCACCTATATCCTATGTCGAACTGGACTATTCTGCACAACATGGATTCAATATCGTGCATTATATTCAACAACAGGAAAACTTAAGTTTGGGGCAGGCGCAGCAAATTCTGGATGATACCGTGGGCACGTTAAGAAATGACTTAGGGCAATTTGGTCAGGTAAAGCTGGATGATCTCGGTCTATTGATTAGCTACGGTTCAAGTTTGGTATTTAAGCCTTTAGATTTATCTGGCTTTAATTTTCAACCTGTTGTCAATCTCGTTGGTCCTGAAATTGAAACCGTTATTCCGGTACGGGAGGATGAACATGGACTTGCTGAATCGGAGGAAGCCCTAGTGTCAGAACCTAATGAAGAATTGGTTAATGAGCCTAATGCTGTTGTTGACAACAATGTTGAAGCCGAAGAGAAAACTGTAAACGAACAGCGAGAGCCGCTAGATTTAGAAAATGATGACAATTTTACACCGACTGAATCCGTAACAGAATTGGTCGAACCTATCGCTCCGGTCGTGGAGGAGGATAGCATAGCGGAAAATACTGTGGAGGAGGATGCCAAGGTTGAAGCTGAACTTTTAGATACTGCAGCTGTTTCAACACTGATAGACGAGAACGATAACCAGGCAGTTGCTGAAGATGAGAAAATCGCGGAAAAAGAAGTTGGTGCTATTGCTGCTGCAAATTCTGCTTATGCGCCCAATATCTATGAGGAGGAACCGCGCAATTCAAATGCAATCTGGTATTGGATAACAGCGGCCATTGTATTGGTCATGATTGCAGTGGGTGTTTTATATACAAATCCGGGGCTGAAAAATTCGCTGTTTGGTGGGACACAACCGGCCCTAAAACCTGCTGGTGATACAATTGTTCAGAAAAATAATTTACCGATCAATGATACAATATCCAACACATTAGTGGCGGACAGTTTAAAGAAAGCGGATTCTCTAGCAAAAATAGCTCCTGATTCATTAAAAGGTACAGCCGTGACTGGCGGAAAGAAGACATCTGCACAAGCTCCGGTTTTGCAGGCAGATCCAGTTATCAAGGAATCTATTCCTGTTGCACAACCAAAGTATCAGCTCGTTATTGGTTCTGCACGTACAATGGCACAGGCGGAGGAGGAGGCAAAACGTCTTCGGGCGCTAGGTTATAAGACCGCGCGTGCTGTGGAAGGGAAGTTTAAAAAGAATAGAAAGAAAGTCATCTTGAATACCTACATGACAAAAGCGGAGGCCGACCTCGCTCAAAAATCTGTAGAGAAAAAAATTGAAGGTGCTTGGGTAGAAACATTATAG
- a CDS encoding energy transducer TonB — protein sequence MRYHLQHEENNFPKALGISTLVMASLLLIGFFVVFKAQAPDEYGMGGMIVNYGTSPEGMGDDYMSVEEPSVDPNANNERPDRIDPVETPTPTPTQQVAEKAVVTQDLEEAPAVTKTEKKVVSKAPETTKETKAVAPQANAKALFKGNKNNGKGAGDGTGTTPGNQGSKLGDPLASNYGEGGSGNGNMMLSIENRSFTQRPSIDDNGQQAGKVAVEFRVNKQGVITYARAGVKGTTITDPSLLEKCERAVRGARLNQLPNAPDTQTGRIVFNFRLR from the coding sequence ATGAGATATCATCTTCAACATGAAGAAAATAATTTCCCCAAAGCTTTGGGGATATCTACATTGGTCATGGCATCGTTGCTGTTGATTGGTTTCTTTGTGGTTTTTAAAGCACAAGCACCGGATGAGTATGGTATGGGCGGTATGATCGTCAACTATGGTACCTCTCCTGAAGGGATGGGGGATGATTACATGAGTGTGGAGGAACCTTCTGTGGATCCCAACGCAAATAATGAGCGTCCAGATCGTATAGACCCTGTGGAGACACCTACGCCAACGCCTACACAACAAGTTGCTGAAAAGGCAGTTGTCACGCAGGATCTGGAAGAGGCACCTGCTGTGACAAAAACAGAAAAGAAAGTGGTGTCAAAGGCGCCTGAAACGACCAAAGAAACGAAAGCAGTGGCACCACAGGCAAATGCAAAAGCGCTTTTCAAAGGGAATAAAAATAATGGTAAGGGCGCTGGTGATGGTACAGGTACAACACCCGGAAATCAAGGTTCTAAATTAGGGGATCCTTTGGCCAGCAATTATGGTGAAGGAGGATCAGGCAATGGCAACATGATGTTGTCCATTGAAAACCGTAGTTTTACACAACGACCAAGCATTGATGATAATGGCCAACAAGCTGGAAAGGTTGCTGTGGAATTCAGAGTGAATAAGCAGGGCGTTATTACCTATGCCCGTGCTGGTGTAAAAGGTACGACGATCACAGATCCTTCTTTATTGGAGAAATGTGAACGTGCCGTTAGAGGGGCGCGACTAAATCAATTGCCTAATGCCCCTGATACCCAAACAGGGCGGATTGTATTCAATTTTAGATTAAGATAA
- a CDS encoding biopolymer transporter ExbD produces MNLRSRKNKPSAEVHTSALNDIMFFLMLFFLLASAVSNPQVVKLLLPKSSAGEQSVAKKTLTISITKELGYFIDKNPVPVEGLEAAIQSQMASGEELTIMLYVDNTVPIQNVISVMDVANRLKVKVVLATEPKKDK; encoded by the coding sequence ATGAACTTACGAAGTAGAAAAAATAAACCATCTGCCGAAGTCCATACTTCAGCGTTAAACGACATCATGTTTTTCCTGATGTTGTTTTTCCTGTTGGCATCGGCGGTTTCGAATCCGCAAGTGGTCAAGCTATTGTTGCCAAAGTCGAGTGCAGGTGAGCAATCTGTTGCGAAAAAGACGCTTACAATATCCATCACAAAGGAATTGGGCTATTTCATTGATAAAAATCCGGTCCCTGTAGAGGGGTTGGAGGCGGCTATCCAGTCGCAAATGGCTAGTGGAGAAGAATTGACGATTATGCTTTACGTCGATAATACTGTTCCTATCCAAAATGTCATTTCGGTTATGGATGTAGCCAATCGTCTGAAAGTGAAGGTAGTCTTGGCAACGGAACCAAAAAAAGATAAGTAG
- a CDS encoding MotA/TolQ/ExbB proton channel family protein gives MSLVQDTARAAVDTFNQAAQQPLPAAASTENMSLIDMMIKGGWIMVPILLLFFIGLVIFFERYLTIRRAAKYDNSLMSQVKANVLSGNLDSALAVCRSSNSALGRMLQKGLLRVGRPIKDIEGAIENVGKLEVAKLEKNINILGIIAGIAPMLGFVGTIFGVIRIFHEVELAGGIDIASVSGGLYVKMVSSASGLAVGILAYLGYHILNMMVERLILRMETDAVEFIDLLDEPGR, from the coding sequence ATGTCATTAGTGCAAGATACAGCAAGGGCTGCTGTAGATACGTTTAATCAAGCTGCGCAACAACCGTTACCTGCTGCCGCTAGTACAGAAAACATGAGTTTGATCGATATGATGATCAAAGGGGGATGGATAATGGTTCCAATCCTATTACTGTTCTTTATTGGATTGGTTATCTTTTTTGAACGCTATCTGACTATTCGCAGAGCAGCCAAATACGATAATAGTTTGATGTCTCAAGTGAAAGCAAATGTATTGTCGGGAAATTTAGACTCAGCGTTGGCTGTATGTCGTTCCAGTAACTCGGCCTTAGGACGTATGTTGCAGAAGGGACTATTACGAGTCGGCAGACCAATCAAAGATATTGAAGGTGCGATTGAAAACGTGGGTAAATTGGAAGTTGCCAAATTGGAGAAAAATATCAATATCCTTGGTATTATCGCGGGTATAGCACCAATGCTTGGTTTCGTTGGTACTATCTTTGGAGTAATCCGGATTTTCCATGAGGTAGAATTGGCGGGTGGTATTGACATCGCATCCGTATCCGGTGGTCTATATGTGAAAATGGTGTCTTCAGCTTCGGGTCTTGCTGTCGGTATCTTGGCTTATTTAGGCTATCATATTTTAAATATGATGGTTGAACGATTGATTTTACGTATGGAAACCGATGCAGTAGAATTTATTGATTTATTGGATGAACCAGGAAGATAA